The DNA window TCTTAATTTATCTTAATTAAGGAATAGTTTTTGCTAATTATTTGTTAATAATCGAAATTCTATTGTGTTATGAAAAGACTTTTAAATATTGGGTTTTCTGCAATAATATTAGGAGTAGTACTTACTTCTTGTAATGATGATGATTATGAAACAATACAATCTGTTGATAAAGTAAAAATAGATAGTGTAAGAATTACTAATGATACTATGAATGTTTTTGATATTCAGCATATTAAAACCTATTCTTCCTACCTTTCGCAATGTGAAGGTTTTTATGGCTACGACTACATACATAACGATAATTTAACCAGAACTGTGACTGCATATAAATTTCGTACTGATGCCGCTTGTGCACAGTCTACACATCAAGGCATGAATCAGATTAATTTTAATCCACAGCAGACGGGAACATATACTTTTAAATTCTGGACAGGTACCAATAGTTGGATTACAAAAACAATTGTAGTAGAATAATGAGATGGAGCGTCATTTGTCTTTTGGTCTCCATTCAGTTATTTAGTCAGAAAATAATATGGAAAGAAGACCAAAAACTAACATGGAATGATTTTAAAAGTTCTGTAAACAGGAAAAATAATAAAGATGTAGTAGCCTATACCCATTGTGGATGGGAATATTCTGTTATAACATCCTCTAATCCTTCATCCCCAGTGAAAATTGAAATTTTGACTATTTTTAATAAGGATAAGTCATGGAAGGATGTAAAGAGGATTAGTGACTATGTGCTGCTCCATGAGCAAAAGCACTTTGATATTGCTGAAATTTATGCCAGAAAGCTTCGAAAAGAAGTATTGGAAAATATTAAAACTTCCAGTGATTTCGA is part of the Chryseobacterium paludis genome and encodes:
- a CDS encoding DUF922 domain-containing protein, which encodes MRWSVICLLVSIQLFSQKIIWKEDQKLTWNDFKSSVNRKNNKDVVAYTHCGWEYSVITSSNPSSPVKIEILTIFNKDKSWKDVKRISDYVLLHEQKHFDIAEIYARKLRKEVLENIKTSSDFDKKFKAIYSRILNEYRDFQMAYDRDTQNGMDKEKQAQYNTIISEALENLNSYKKS